The Penaeus vannamei isolate JL-2024 chromosome 13, ASM4276789v1, whole genome shotgun sequence genome window below encodes:
- the LOC113807978 gene encoding sialate:O-sulfotransferase 1 encodes MDVRFAVGLRGSILHSFPRSGNTWVRYLLEAASGIFTSSVYSDRTLVTAGYLGERHKYGWGTTIATKSHFIKHLQKYRNVPTVTIIRNPARVFVSLWSYVNLKNRRRKHVESVAESSLRTQEFHDFVQSKLKKWLNTTLFSLTQCRDVFPVFYESVREDPVGETRRILEYLKVKPQEDRLACLGRHVGGNVKGAQKSLDPYTQEEKELFLQALKKVNETLTQRGFPTLPDYSKYKS; translated from the exons ATGGACGTGAGATTCGCCGTCGGTCTGAGAGGCAgcatccttcactccttccctcggTCTGGCAACACGTGGGTCCGGTATCTCTTGGAGGCTGCATCGGGGATCTTCACCAGCTCTGTGTACTCGGATAGGACTCTCGTGACTGCag GATACTTGGGAGAACGACACAAGTACGGCTGGGGAACGACCATAGCCACGAAGTCTCACTTTATCAAACACTTACAGAAGTACCGGAATGTACCCACCGTTACGATCATTCGGAATCCCGCCAG GGTGTTCGTGTCCCTGTGGAGTTACGTGAATCTGAAGAACCGGCGTCGAAAGCACGTCGAGAGCGTGGCCGAGTCGAGCCTTCGGACACAGG AATTCCACGACTTCGTCCAGTCCAAGCTGAAGAAATGGCTGAACACAACTCTATTTTCTCTAACCCAGTGTCGCGAcgtatttcccgttttctatgaatcgGTGCGCGAGGATCCTGTAGGGGAGACTCGCCGAATTCTCGAATATTTGAAAGTGAAGCCCCAGGAGGACAGATTAGCTTGTCTAGGGCGTCACGTCGGCGGGAACGTGAAGGGGGCGCAGAAGAGCCTCGATCCTTAcacgcaggaggagaaggaactcTTCCTGCAGGCGCTGAAGAAGGTGAACGAGACTTTGACACAGAGAGGTTTCCCAACTCTACCAGATTACTCGAAATACAAAAGCTAG